From Bacillus oleivorans, the proteins below share one genomic window:
- a CDS encoding ArsR/SmtB family transcription factor, whose translation MNWDKDTIFKALSDSNRRLILDELSERNEMTLYELTARLIMKHDLSISRQAIAKHLTTLEDAGLVKSKRKGKYRVLMFNNEPLKNLLKGWVE comes from the coding sequence ATGAATTGGGATAAAGACACTATATTCAAAGCACTTAGCGACTCGAATCGGCGGCTTATATTAGACGAACTATCCGAACGCAACGAGATGACGTTGTATGAACTTACGGCACGTCTCATTATGAAGCACGACCTTTCCATTTCGCGACAGGCGATTGCTAAACATCTTACTACATTGGAAGATGCAGGGCTCGTAAAATCAAAACGAAAGGGGAAATATCGAGTTCTTATGTTTAACAACGAACCACTTAAAAACTTACTAAAAGGGTGGGTAGAGTAA
- a CDS encoding GNAT family N-acetyltransferase, whose product MQPLKSHHSSLNHYNTGSIEFVGTASEFRGQGVASQIIEHIIETTPYNDYVIEEVADTNTSAMNLYNKLGFEEYKRKPLPEIRAKKIGINNFLSLKYVKK is encoded by the coding sequence ATGCAACCGTTAAAGTCACATCATAGTAGTTTGAACCATTACAATACAGGGTCGATTGAGTTTGTTGGAACAGCTTCAGAATTTAGAGGACAGGGTGTAGCTTCTCAAATCATAGAGCATATCATTGAAACCACTCCGTACAATGATTATGTCATTGAAGAGGTTGCGGATACGAATACTTCGGCAATGAATTTATATAACAAATTGGGATTTGAAGAGTACAAAAGAAAGCCTCTTCCAGAAATTAGGGCTAAGAAAATTGGAATCAATAATTTTTTGTCTTTGAAATACGTAAAAAAGTAA